From the genome of Deltaproteobacteria bacterium:
ATCATGGACAACCGGCAAATGCAGTACCTCTACGCCGAAGGCGACATGCATACGTTCATGGACACGCAGAACTACGAGCAGGTGTCGTTGTCGGCGGAAGATATCGGCGGTCTACTGAAATTTTTATTGCCCAACACAGTGGTCGGCATCGAGTTCCATGACGAGAAAGCGGTGGGCATCAATCCGCCGTCAAGCGTCGATCTCGAAGTGGTCGACACCGAACCGTCGATGAAGGGCGCGACGGCGAGCGCTTCCTATAAACACGCGAAGTTGGAAACCGGCGTGACGGTTCTGGTCCCGCCCTTCGTCCAGGTCGGCGACAAGGTGCGGGTCAATCCAGTAGACGGCACCTATTTGGAACGGGTTAAGTAGCTTGGAGCTTGGCGTAGACTTCGCGAACTTGCCGTTCGAGATCTTCTAAGCCGGCATTATTTTCGATCACGAAATCGGCCCGACGCCGCTTTTCTTCCAGACTCATTTGCGCGTCGATATGTTTTTGCGCCGTCGCGCTATCAAGCTGGTCGCGTTGTTCTAAACGCCGACGCTGGACCTCGACATTGCAGGCCACCAGAATCACCGGCCGCAGCCCGTCTTGCAGATTTCCTTCGAAAAGCAGCGGCACGACGTAGATGACGCCCGCGACGCCCGCTGCGCGGTGTTCGCTGATTCGCTGCTCCGCCAGGGCGCGGACCCGCGGGTGGATGATCGCTTCAAGCTGTTTGCGCGCGTTGGGATTATTAAAAATGATCGTGCGTAGCTTTTGCCGGTCGAGGGTGCGGTCTTCTTGCAGCACTTCCGCGCCGAAGGTCGAGACGATTTCTTGCCACGCCGCTTGGCCGGGCTCGACGACCTCGCGCGATAACACATCGGCATCGACGAGCGCCGCGCCGAGGCGCTGGAAAATATTTGCCACGGTAGTTTTTCCAGACGCGATGCCGCCGGTTAAGCCAACTAATTTCACGTCTCAGTAATTGCAAAATCGCTAGTGGCTTTCAAGCAAAGTGGCTAAAATGAATGGAGCTTGAGAATTCGCGGGAGAATCCAACATGGCCCAAGTGATTATTTACACGACCAACTATTGTCCCTACTGCACCGGCGCTAAAGCGTTGTTGCGCGCCAAGAAGGTCAAGTTTGAAGAGATCGACGTCACCCACGATGCGGAGAAGCGCGCCGAGATGGAGCGCTTGTCGCAACGCTGGACGGTGCCGCAGATTTTCATCGACGATGTGCCGATCGGCGGATTTGACGATATGCAAAGCTTGGATGACCGCGGCGAACTCGATCGCTTGCTCGGGACAGCGAGCGAATAGTCCCGCGATTTCGAGCCTGATTGGAAGAATTATACAATCGAGAAAAGTAAAAAATTGGAGGCGGCGAGCGGATTCGAACCGCTGAATCGAGGTTTTGCAGACCTCTCCCTTAACCACTTGGGTACGCCGCCCTCGGAGAAATAGCTAACATGATCTATTCGCGACATGCAAACCAGACGCAAAAATATTGACTTCCCGAGGGAAAACCAGTAATTCATTTAAGAGCTTAGGGGGAGTTTATTCGATGGCAACAATGATCGCCAGTGATTGTATTAACTGCGGCGCATGCGAGCCGGAGTGTCCGAATAACGCGATTTCGCAAGGCGATCCGATTTTCGTCATCGATCCGATTTTATGCACTGAGTGTGTCGGCTTTCACGACTATGAAGCCTGTGCCGCAGTTTGTCCGGTGGACGTTTGTATCACCGATCCGAAAAATATTGAAAGTGAAGAGGCGCTGATCGCCCGCGCTCGTACGATCCATCCGGAAACCAATTTTGGCGACAGCTTCCAATCACGATTTCGCAAAGGCTCGACCGCACCGGTAGCAACTGCCGTAGCGCCAACTGCGCCAGCGGTTGGCGCCGCGCCAGTTGGGGCGGCAAAACCGGTGGCCGCTGCCGCGGCGGCTAAGTTGCCGCCGAAGGTTGCAGCGCCAAAGCCCGTGGCTCTCAAACAGGAACCGCGCGCGAAAAAGACTTTCACCAATGAAGTGGCGGGAAGTTTCGCCGACGTCTCAACTCAGTTCACCACCGGCGCCGGTACTTTGACTGGCCTGCCGCGGCTCGCCGCGATTCTCCTACAACCGGTCATCGGGGCGTTTCCGCATCGCTTCAAGAAACGGCTCGAAGTGGCGCTGCAAAGTTCGTCATTTACCGCCGCGGGCAGCACGGCGCTCAATATCGTTCATAACGCCGTGCTCTATCCCATGGTGGCGCTGGTGATTATCGCCGTGGCCGCCGGCCCCGATAAGCCCGAGGCGATTTTTAGCCGCGACACGAATATCTGGGTCTTGGTTGCGTTCGTGCTGGCGGCGACCGAAGGAATCTTTCGCTTAAGAGACGGCATCTTTCATGCGAAGCCGGCCGATGAGATGAAA
Proteins encoded in this window:
- the efp gene encoding elongation factor P, translating into MVQATQLRPGMIIVHEGDLFRVTAVHHLTPGNKRGFMQTKMKNIRTGIGTEYKFRSEDRVDQAIMDNRQMQYLYAEGDMHTFMDTQNYEQVSLSAEDIGGLLKFLLPNTVVGIEFHDEKAVGINPPSSVDLEVVDTEPSMKGATASASYKHAKLETGVTVLVPPFVQVGDKVRVNPVDGTYLERVK
- a CDS encoding dephospho-CoA kinase → MKLVGLTGGIASGKTTVANIFQRLGAALVDADVLSREVVEPGQAAWQEIVSTFGAEVLQEDRTLDRQKLRTIIFNNPNARKQLEAIIHPRVRALAEQRISEHRAAGVAGVIYVVPLLFEGNLQDGLRPVILVACNVEVQRRRLEQRDQLDSATAQKHIDAQMSLEEKRRRADFVIENNAGLEDLERQVREVYAKLQAT
- a CDS encoding YfhL family 4Fe-4S dicluster ferredoxin; amino-acid sequence: MATMIASDCINCGACEPECPNNAISQGDPIFVIDPILCTECVGFHDYEACAAVCPVDVCITDPKNIESEEALIARARTIHPETNFGDSFQSRFRKGSTAPVATAVAPTAPAVGAAPVGAAKPVAAAAAAKLPPKVAAPKPVALKQEPRAKKTFTNEVAGSFADVSTQFTTGAGTLTGLPRLAAILLQPVIGAFPHRFKKRLEVALQSSSFTAAGSTALNIVHNAVLYPMVALVIIAVAAGPDKPEAIFSRDTNIWVLVAFVLAATEGIFRLRDGIFHAKPADEMKFPGAIYGGPLSLFAESFFAKHLGLVRELPIPVDGFYSGGFVDKLERERRYGNVYTVEDRGGAYLVRLEFPRWVPEIGVARRDQMPDEMPDYDYDLALKDGQLVVKGKCLDENVRKISSSVGAFPPEFTTIIPFQQRISGFAHQFGNKLLEVMLVKA
- the grxC gene encoding glutaredoxin 3, which codes for MAQVIIYTTNYCPYCTGAKALLRAKKVKFEEIDVTHDAEKRAEMERLSQRWTVPQIFIDDVPIGGFDDMQSLDDRGELDRLLGTASE